A stretch of Enterobacter cloacae complex sp. ECNIH7 DNA encodes these proteins:
- the fepG gene encoding iron-enterobactin ABC transporter permease — protein sequence MAPSRRLLTSVSLLLIAILLLAVWSLRSGAVTLDFTQVFNALLGSAPRNITMVVTEWRLPRVAMAILVGAALGVSGAIFQSLMRNPLGSPDVMGLNTGAWSGVLVAMVLFGQHLTAITFTAMAGGILTSLLIWALAWRNGIDTFRLIIIGIGIRAMLMAFNTWLLLQASLETALSAGLWYAGSLNGLTWGKIWPAAPLILLMFIGALLLVRRMRLLEMGDDSACALGVGVERSRLMLMLVAVLLTAASTAIAGPISFIALVAPHIARRLSGTARWGLTQAALCGALLLLAADLCAQRLFMPYQLPVGVVTVSLGGIYLIVLLVQESRRK from the coding sequence ATGGCCCCGTCCCGTCGTTTACTGACCAGCGTCTCGCTGCTGCTTATCGCCATTCTGCTGCTGGCGGTCTGGAGCCTGCGCAGCGGCGCGGTGACGCTCGACTTTACTCAGGTCTTCAACGCCCTGCTCGGCAGCGCGCCGCGTAACATCACCATGGTGGTGACGGAGTGGCGACTGCCGCGCGTGGCGATGGCGATTCTGGTCGGTGCGGCGCTCGGCGTGAGCGGCGCAATATTCCAGTCGCTGATGCGCAACCCGCTGGGCAGCCCGGACGTGATGGGCCTCAACACCGGCGCCTGGAGCGGCGTGCTGGTGGCGATGGTGCTGTTCGGGCAACATCTGACGGCCATTACCTTTACGGCGATGGCGGGCGGCATTCTGACCTCGCTGCTTATCTGGGCCCTGGCCTGGCGCAACGGCATTGACACCTTCCGGCTGATCATTATCGGGATCGGCATCCGCGCGATGCTGATGGCGTTTAACACCTGGCTTTTACTGCAGGCCTCGCTGGAAACCGCGCTCTCCGCCGGGCTGTGGTACGCCGGTTCGCTCAACGGCCTGACGTGGGGCAAAATCTGGCCCGCCGCGCCGCTGATTTTGCTGATGTTTATCGGCGCGCTGCTGCTGGTGCGCCGTATGCGTCTGCTGGAGATGGGCGACGATAGCGCCTGCGCGCTGGGCGTGGGCGTCGAACGCTCGCGCCTGATGCTGATGCTGGTCGCCGTACTGCTGACCGCCGCCTCCACCGCGATTGCCGGGCCAATCTCGTTTATCGCCCTCGTGGCACCGCACATCGCCCGGCGACTTAGCGGCACGGCGCGCTGGGGATTAACCCAGGCGGCGCTGTGCGGCGCGCTGCTGCTATTGGCCGCCGATCTCTGCGCCCAGCGGCTGTTTATGCCTTATCAACTGCCGGTGGGCGTGGTGACCGTCAGCCTCGGCGGAATTTACCTCATCGTCTTGCTCGTTCAGGAGTCACGCAGGAAATGA
- the entH gene encoding proofreading thioesterase EntH, whose translation MIWKRHLPLEELNATSLNTLVAHLGIVYTRIGDDTLEAEMPVDARTHQPFGLLHGGASAALAETLGSMAGFLMTRDGQSVVGTELNATHHRAVSHGKVRGVCQPLHLGRSSQSWEIVVFDEQGRRCCTCRLSTMVLG comes from the coding sequence ATGATCTGGAAACGTCATTTACCGCTCGAGGAGCTGAACGCGACCAGCCTGAATACGCTGGTGGCGCATCTCGGCATTGTCTATACCCGTATCGGTGACGACACGCTGGAAGCGGAGATGCCGGTGGATGCGCGCACCCATCAGCCGTTTGGCCTGCTGCACGGCGGCGCGTCGGCGGCGCTGGCGGAAACGCTGGGGTCGATGGCCGGTTTTCTGATGACCCGCGACGGGCAGAGCGTGGTGGGGACGGAGCTTAACGCCACGCACCATCGTGCGGTCTCTCACGGCAAAGTGCGCGGCGTTTGCCAGCCGCTGCATCTGGGGCGTTCGAGCCAGAGCTGGGAGATTGTGGTATTCGACGAGCAGGGGCGGCGGTGCTGCACCTGTCGGCTGAGCACGATGGTGTTGGGCTAA
- the entE gene encoding (2,3-dihydroxybenzoyl)adenylate synthase EntE — protein sequence MTIPFTRWPEEFARRYREKGYWQDLSLTHILTDRADSDAVAIIDGERHITYRAFNQAVNNLASALQARGLQRGETALVQLGNVAEFYITFFALLQIGVAPVNALFSHQRSELNAYAEQIKPAALIADRDHGLFAGDDFLNTFVDAHRSVRVVLLRGDKDEHALEAAIARPADNFIPNPTPADEVAFFQLSGGSTGTPKLIPRTHNDYDYSIRRSNEICGITADTRYLNALPAAHNYAMSSPGSLGVFTAGGCVVLANDPSATLCFPLIERHQINVTSLVPPAVSLWLQAIADGAGSAQLKSLRLLQVGGARLSATLAARIPAEIGCQLQQVFGMAEGLVNYTALDDAPERIINTQGRPMCPDDEVWVADENGNPLPRGEVGRLMTRGPYTFRGYFNSPEHNASAFDADGFYCSGDLIAIDEQGYITVQGREKDQINRGGEKIAAEEIENLLLRHESVIHAALVSMEDSLLGEKSCAYLVVKQPLRAVEVRRFLREQGVAEFKLPDRVESVDALPLTPVGKVDKKQLRLWLAERARG from the coding sequence ATGACTATTCCCTTTACCCGCTGGCCTGAGGAATTCGCCCGCCGCTACCGTGAAAAAGGCTACTGGCAGGATCTGTCGCTGACCCACATCCTGACGGACCGTGCGGACAGCGATGCGGTGGCGATTATCGACGGCGAGCGGCACATCACCTACCGCGCGTTTAATCAGGCGGTAAACAATCTGGCGTCCGCTCTTCAGGCGCGCGGGCTGCAGCGCGGCGAGACGGCGCTGGTGCAGCTCGGAAACGTGGCCGAGTTCTACATCACTTTCTTCGCGCTGCTGCAAATCGGCGTCGCGCCGGTGAACGCGCTCTTTAGCCATCAGCGCAGCGAGCTGAACGCTTACGCGGAGCAGATCAAACCCGCCGCGCTGATTGCCGATCGCGACCACGGGCTGTTTGCGGGCGATGATTTTCTTAACACCTTTGTGGATGCGCACCGCTCGGTTCGCGTCGTGCTGCTGCGCGGCGATAAGGACGAACACGCCCTGGAAGCGGCGATTGCGCGTCCGGCGGACAATTTCATCCCGAACCCAACGCCCGCCGACGAAGTGGCGTTTTTCCAGCTTTCCGGCGGTAGCACCGGCACGCCGAAGCTGATCCCGCGCACGCACAACGATTACGACTACAGCATTCGCCGCAGCAACGAGATTTGCGGCATCACCGCCGATACGCGTTACCTGAACGCGCTGCCCGCAGCGCATAACTACGCCATGAGTTCGCCGGGATCGTTAGGCGTCTTCACCGCGGGCGGCTGCGTAGTGCTGGCGAACGATCCGAGCGCCACGCTCTGCTTCCCGCTGATTGAACGGCATCAGATTAACGTCACCTCGCTGGTTCCTCCGGCGGTGAGCCTCTGGCTGCAGGCGATTGCCGACGGCGCGGGAAGCGCGCAGCTTAAATCCCTCAGGCTGCTGCAGGTGGGGGGCGCACGTCTCTCCGCCACGCTCGCGGCGCGCATTCCGGCGGAAATCGGCTGCCAGCTTCAACAGGTGTTCGGCATGGCGGAAGGGCTGGTGAACTACACCGCGCTCGACGACGCGCCGGAACGCATCATCAACACCCAGGGCCGCCCGATGTGCCCGGACGACGAAGTTTGGGTGGCGGACGAGAACGGAAACCCGCTGCCGCGCGGTGAGGTTGGGCGTCTGATGACGCGCGGGCCGTATACCTTCCGCGGCTATTTCAACAGCCCGGAACACAACGCCAGCGCCTTTGACGCCGACGGCTTTTACTGCTCCGGCGATCTGATTGCCATTGACGAGCAGGGCTACATCACCGTGCAGGGGCGCGAGAAAGATCAGATCAACCGCGGCGGCGAGAAGATCGCCGCCGAAGAGATTGAAAACCTGCTGCTGCGCCACGAGTCGGTGATCCACGCCGCGCTGGTGAGCATGGAGGACAGCCTGCTGGGCGAAAAAAGCTGCGCGTATCTGGTGGTGAAACAGCCCCTGCGCGCGGTCGAGGTGCGCCGCTTCCTGCGCGAGCAGGGCGTTGCCGAATTCAAGCTGCCGGACCGCGTGGAGAGCGTGGATGCGCTCCCGCTAACGCCGGTCGGTAAAGTCGATAAGAAACAGTTGCGCCTGTGGCTTGCTGAACGCGCCCGGGGCTGA
- the entA gene encoding 2,3-dihydro-2,3-dihydroxybenzoate dehydrogenase EntA → MMGLDFTGKTVWVTGAGKGIGYATALAFVEAGARVTGFDLAFPLGDYPFATENLDVADAAQVHEVCGRALASLERLDVLVNAAGILRMGATDQLSQEDWQQTFAVNVGGAFNLFQLTMGQFRRQQGGAIVTVASDAAHTPRIGMSAYGASKAALKSLAMTVGLELAGSGVRCNLVSPGSTDTDMQRTLWKSDDAKQQRIRGFGEQFKLGIPLGKIARPEEIASTVLFLASDAASHITLQDIVVDGGSTLGA, encoded by the coding sequence GTGATGGGGCTGGATTTCACCGGTAAAACCGTCTGGGTGACGGGCGCGGGTAAGGGGATTGGCTACGCGACGGCGCTGGCGTTTGTGGAGGCGGGCGCACGGGTGACCGGCTTCGATCTGGCGTTTCCGCTGGGCGATTATCCGTTCGCCACTGAAAACCTTGACGTGGCGGATGCCGCGCAGGTGCATGAGGTGTGCGGGCGTGCGCTGGCGTCGCTTGAACGGCTGGACGTGCTGGTCAACGCGGCGGGCATTCTGCGCATGGGGGCGACGGACCAGCTTTCGCAGGAGGACTGGCAGCAGACCTTCGCGGTTAACGTCGGCGGCGCGTTCAACCTGTTCCAGCTGACGATGGGCCAGTTCCGCCGTCAGCAGGGCGGGGCGATAGTCACCGTGGCGTCCGACGCGGCGCACACGCCGCGCATCGGCATGAGCGCCTACGGCGCGTCGAAGGCGGCGCTGAAAAGCCTGGCTATGACCGTCGGGCTGGAGCTGGCGGGCAGCGGCGTGCGCTGTAACCTGGTGTCGCCGGGCTCAACGGACACCGATATGCAGCGCACCCTGTGGAAAAGCGACGACGCGAAGCAGCAGCGTATTCGCGGCTTTGGCGAGCAGTTCAAGCTTGGCATTCCGCTGGGCAAAATAGCTCGTCCGGAGGAGATTGCCAGCACGGTGCTGTTCCTTGCATCCGATGCCGCCAGCCATATCACCCTGCAGGATATCGTGGTGGACGGCGGCTCCACGCTGGGAGCGTAA
- the entC gene encoding isochorismate synthase EntC — MDTSLAEEVQHTATTLQSDSFFFMSPYRSFTTSGCFARFSEPAVCGDDPAGHFQQKLAQAFRNAKASGIAHPVMVGAIPFDTRKPSSLFIPQRWQTFSRPARQQSARYFSGAQALKVEQRTEIPAQPVFEEMVARAASLTATPQVNKVVLSRLIDIATDKNMDSGALMERLLAQNPASFNFHVPLEDGGVLLGASPELLLRKEGAHFSSLPLAGSARRQPDDVLDREAGNKLLASEKDRHEHDLVTQAMKAILAPRSHHLSMPSSPQLITTPTLWHLATPVEGDARENENALTLACLLHPTPALSGFPHQAAKELIAELEPFDRELFGGIVGWCDSEGNGEWVVTIRCARLHKNTVRLFAGAGIVPASSPVGEWRETGVKLSTMLNVFGLH, encoded by the coding sequence ATGGACACGTCCCTGGCTGAGGAAGTTCAGCACACCGCGACCACGCTGCAATCAGACAGCTTTTTCTTTATGTCGCCTTACCGCAGTTTTACAACCTCAGGCTGTTTTGCCCGCTTCTCTGAACCCGCCGTCTGCGGCGACGATCCGGCGGGGCACTTCCAGCAAAAATTAGCCCAGGCCTTCCGGAATGCGAAAGCCAGCGGCATCGCTCACCCGGTGATGGTAGGGGCTATTCCGTTCGATACTCGCAAGCCATCTTCTCTGTTTATTCCGCAGCGCTGGCAGACCTTTTCCCGTCCCGCGCGTCAGCAGTCCGCACGCTATTTCTCCGGCGCGCAGGCGCTGAAGGTGGAACAGCGCACCGAGATCCCCGCTCAGCCCGTGTTCGAAGAGATGGTCGCGCGCGCCGCGTCGCTCACCGCCACGCCGCAGGTGAATAAGGTAGTGCTGTCGCGCCTGATTGATATCGCCACCGATAAAAACATGGATAGCGGTGCGCTGATGGAGCGGCTGCTCGCCCAGAACCCGGCGAGCTTTAACTTCCACGTGCCGCTGGAGGACGGCGGCGTGCTGCTCGGCGCCAGCCCCGAACTGCTGCTGCGTAAAGAGGGCGCGCACTTTAGCTCGCTGCCGCTGGCAGGCTCTGCGCGCCGCCAGCCGGACGACGTATTGGATCGCGAAGCGGGCAATAAGCTGCTCGCCTCCGAAAAAGACCGTCACGAGCACGATCTCGTAACCCAGGCGATGAAGGCCATTCTGGCACCGCGCAGCCACCACCTGAGCATGCCGTCTTCCCCGCAGCTCATCACCACGCCGACGCTGTGGCATCTGGCGACGCCGGTTGAAGGTGACGCGCGTGAAAATGAAAACGCCCTGACGCTGGCCTGCCTGCTGCACCCGACCCCGGCCCTGAGCGGCTTCCCGCATCAGGCGGCAAAAGAGCTGATTGCCGAGCTGGAGCCGTTCGACCGCGAGCTGTTCGGCGGCATCGTCGGCTGGTGCGACAGCGAAGGCAACGGCGAGTGGGTGGTGACCATCCGCTGCGCGCGTCTGCATAAAAACACCGTTCGCCTGTTTGCCGGCGCGGGCATTGTGCCGGCCTCCTCGCCGGTGGGCGAGTGGCGCGAGACGGGCGTGAAGCTCTCCACCATGCTTAACGTGTTTGGCCTGCACTAA
- the fepD gene encoding Fe(3+)-siderophore ABC transporter permease, translating to MSFSSSAVRAVAVPALLLLLSLAAALSLLVGAKPLPASVIVDALSGTCQSADCVIVLDARLPRTLAGLLAGGALGLAGALMQTLTRNPLADPGILGVNSGASFAIVLGAALFGLTSPSEQLVMAFCGALAASLVVAFTGSQGGGQLSPVRLTLAGVALAAVLEGLSNGIALLNPDVYDQLRFWQAGSLDIRTLDTLKVVAIPVIVAAAVALFLSRSLNSLSLGSDTATALGNRVARTQLIGLFAITVLCGSATAVVGPIAFIGLMMPHMARWLVGADHRWSLPVTLLATPALLLFADVLGRLLVPGELRVSVVSAFIGAPVLIFLVRRKRGGGA from the coding sequence ATGTCGTTTTCCTCTTCTGCGGTGCGCGCCGTTGCCGTGCCCGCTTTACTGCTGCTCCTGAGCCTTGCGGCTGCACTCAGCCTGCTGGTCGGCGCGAAGCCGCTGCCCGCGTCCGTTATCGTTGATGCGCTCTCCGGCACCTGCCAGAGCGCCGACTGCGTCATCGTGCTCGACGCCCGACTGCCCCGCACGCTTGCCGGACTGCTGGCGGGTGGCGCGCTCGGCCTTGCCGGTGCCCTGATGCAAACCCTCACCCGTAACCCGCTGGCGGACCCCGGCATTCTCGGCGTTAACTCCGGCGCCAGCTTTGCCATCGTGCTCGGCGCGGCGCTGTTCGGGTTGACCTCACCCTCTGAACAGCTGGTGATGGCCTTCTGCGGCGCGCTGGCCGCCTCGCTGGTGGTCGCCTTTACCGGCAGCCAGGGCGGCGGGCAGCTGAGTCCGGTACGCCTGACCCTTGCGGGCGTGGCGCTCGCGGCGGTGCTGGAGGGCTTGTCCAACGGCATCGCCCTGCTCAACCCGGACGTCTACGACCAACTGCGCTTCTGGCAGGCCGGCTCGCTGGATATCCGCACCCTCGACACGCTTAAAGTGGTGGCGATCCCGGTCATTGTCGCTGCCGCCGTGGCGCTGTTTTTAAGCCGGTCGCTCAACAGCCTGAGCCTCGGCAGCGACACCGCGACCGCCCTCGGCAACCGCGTGGCGCGCACGCAGCTGATTGGTCTGTTCGCCATCACCGTACTGTGCGGCAGCGCGACCGCCGTGGTCGGCCCGATCGCCTTTATCGGCCTGATGATGCCGCACATGGCGCGCTGGCTGGTGGGGGCGGATCACCGCTGGTCGCTGCCGGTGACGCTGCTGGCGACCCCTGCCCTGCTGCTGTTTGCCGACGTGCTGGGCCGCCTGCTGGTGCCCGGCGAGCTGCGCGTCTCGGTGGTCAGCGCCTTTATCGGCGCGCCGGTGCTGATCTTCCTGGTTCGTCGTAAACGCGGAGGTGGCGCATGA
- the fepB gene encoding Fe2+-enterobactin ABC transporter substrate-binding protein, with the protein MKFPALFRNTLLLSALFVLGLASAAAADWPRQVTDSRGVHTLESKPTRIVSTSVTLTGSLLAIDAPVVASGATTPNNRVADAQGFLRQWGDIAKQRKVARLYIGEPSAEAVAAQMPDLILISATGGDSALALYDQLSAIAPTLIINYDDKSWQELLTQLGTITGQEKQAAERIAAFDKQLAQVKEQMKLPPQPVNAIVYTAAAHSANLWTAESAQGKLLHQLGFTLAELPAGLHTSKSQGKRHDIIQLGGENLATGLNGKGLFVFAGDQKDVDAIYANPLLAHLPSVKNKRVWALGTETFRLDYYSAMLVLDRLNALFK; encoded by the coding sequence GTGAAATTCCCTGCCCTATTCCGTAATACCCTGCTTTTATCTGCACTTTTTGTTTTAGGACTTGCCTCAGCCGCTGCCGCCGACTGGCCGCGTCAGGTGACCGACAGCCGAGGCGTTCACACGCTTGAGAGCAAACCGACGCGCATTGTCTCCACCAGCGTGACCTTAACCGGCTCCCTGCTGGCGATTGACGCCCCGGTCGTCGCCAGCGGCGCCACCACGCCGAACAACCGCGTGGCGGATGCGCAGGGCTTTTTGCGCCAGTGGGGTGATATTGCGAAACAGCGCAAGGTTGCACGGCTGTACATCGGCGAGCCGAGCGCCGAAGCGGTCGCCGCGCAAATGCCGGATCTGATTTTGATCAGCGCTACCGGCGGGGATTCCGCGCTGGCGCTGTACGATCAGCTCTCCGCCATCGCCCCAACGCTTATCATCAACTACGACGACAAGAGCTGGCAGGAACTGCTGACCCAGCTGGGCACTATTACCGGGCAGGAAAAACAGGCCGCAGAGCGCATTGCCGCGTTTGATAAACAGCTCGCGCAGGTTAAAGAGCAGATGAAGCTGCCACCGCAGCCTGTCAACGCCATCGTCTATACCGCCGCCGCGCACAGCGCCAACCTGTGGACTGCGGAATCGGCGCAGGGCAAGCTGCTGCACCAGCTGGGCTTTACGCTGGCGGAGCTGCCCGCCGGACTGCACACCTCAAAAAGCCAGGGCAAACGCCACGACATCATTCAACTGGGCGGTGAAAATCTGGCGACGGGGCTGAACGGCAAAGGGCTGTTTGTGTTTGCCGGCGACCAGAAAGACGTGGATGCGATTTACGCCAACCCGCTGCTGGCGCATTTGCCGTCGGTGAAAAACAAACGGGTCTGGGCATTGGGAACGGAGACGTTCCGCCTGGATTATTACAGCGCGATGTTGGTGTTAGACAGATTGAATGCATTGTTTAAGTAG
- the entS gene encoding enterobactin transporter EntS, producing MNQKSWLLNLSLLKTHPAYRAVFIARFISILSLGLLGVAVPVQIQTLTHSSWLVGLSVTLTGGAMFIGLMVGGVLADRYERKKLILLARGTCGVGFIGLCLNAMLPEPSLIAIYALGLWDGFFASLGVTALLAATPALVGRENLMQAGAITMLTVRLGSVISPMVGGLLLATGNVAWNYGLAAAGTFITTLTLLRLPLLPPPPQPREHPLKSLMVAIRFLFSNPLIGGIALLGGLLTMASAVRVLYPALAGAWQMSASEIGLLYAAIPLGAACGALTSGNLAQSARPGLIMLLATLASFIAIGFFSLMPVWALGVLCLVIFGWLSAISSLLQYTLIQTQTPEGMLGRINGLWTAQNVTGDAIGAAILGGLGAMMTPAASASCGGFALAMVGGILLVALVELRRFRQEVVLNDGAA from the coding sequence ATGAATCAAAAATCCTGGCTGCTCAACCTCAGCCTGCTGAAAACGCACCCGGCGTATCGCGCCGTTTTTATCGCTCGCTTTATCTCCATTTTGTCCCTCGGGCTGCTTGGCGTGGCCGTGCCGGTACAGATCCAGACCCTGACGCACTCCAGCTGGCTGGTGGGGTTATCCGTCACCTTAACCGGCGGGGCGATGTTCATCGGCCTGATGGTCGGCGGCGTGCTGGCGGACCGCTACGAGCGTAAAAAGCTGATCCTGCTGGCGCGCGGCACCTGCGGCGTGGGCTTTATCGGGCTGTGTCTGAACGCGATGCTGCCGGAGCCGTCGCTGATCGCCATTTACGCGCTGGGGCTGTGGGACGGTTTCTTCGCTTCGCTGGGCGTGACGGCGCTGCTGGCGGCAACGCCCGCGCTGGTCGGGCGCGAGAACCTGATGCAGGCGGGGGCGATTACCATGCTCACCGTGCGTCTGGGCTCGGTGATTTCGCCGATGGTGGGCGGCCTGCTGCTGGCGACCGGCAACGTGGCGTGGAACTACGGGCTGGCGGCGGCGGGAACCTTTATCACCACGCTGACGCTGCTGCGTCTGCCGCTGCTGCCGCCTCCGCCGCAGCCGCGCGAGCATCCGCTGAAATCGCTGATGGTCGCGATTCGTTTCCTGTTCAGCAACCCGCTGATTGGCGGGATTGCGCTGCTCGGCGGCCTGCTGACCATGGCGAGCGCCGTGCGCGTGCTCTACCCGGCATTAGCGGGAGCGTGGCAGATGAGCGCCTCGGAGATTGGTCTACTGTACGCCGCCATTCCGCTCGGCGCGGCGTGCGGGGCGCTGACCAGCGGCAACCTGGCGCAGAGCGCGCGTCCGGGGTTGATTATGCTGCTTGCCACGCTGGCCTCGTTTATCGCCATCGGCTTCTTCAGCCTGATGCCGGTGTGGGCTCTCGGGGTGCTGTGTCTGGTGATTTTCGGCTGGCTGAGCGCCATCAGCTCGCTGCTGCAGTACACCCTGATCCAGACCCAGACGCCGGAAGGGATGCTCGGGCGCATTAACGGCCTGTGGACGGCGCAGAACGTGACGGGTGATGCGATTGGCGCGGCGATCCTCGGCGGGCTGGGCGCGATGATGACTCCGGCGGCCTCGGCGAGCTGCGGCGGGTTTGCGTTAGCGATGGTTGGCGGGATTTTGTTAGTGGCGCTGGTGGAGTTGCGGCGGTTCAGGCAGGAGGTTGTGTTGAACGACGGGGCGGCCTGA
- a CDS encoding isochorismatase — protein sequence MAIPKLTAYALPTAADLPTNKVNWAFEPECAALLIHDMQEYFLNFWGENSAMMQQVVANIARLRAYCKAHNIPVYYTAQPKEQSDEDRALLNDMWGPGLTRSPEQQRIVSELTPDEADTVLVKWRYSAFHRSPLEQMLKETGRNQLLITGVYAHIGCMTTATDAFMRDIKPFFIADALADFTRDEHLMSLKYVAGRSGRVVMTNELLPSVPATKAALRELILQLLDESDEPMDDENLIDYGLDSVRMMALAARWRKVHGDIDFVMLAKNPTIDAWWALLSREVK from the coding sequence ATGGCCATTCCAAAATTAACCGCTTACGCGCTGCCGACCGCCGCAGATCTGCCGACCAACAAGGTGAACTGGGCGTTCGAGCCTGAGTGCGCCGCGCTGCTAATCCACGATATGCAGGAGTATTTCCTGAACTTCTGGGGCGAAAACAGCGCGATGATGCAGCAGGTGGTGGCGAATATCGCCAGACTGCGCGCTTACTGCAAAGCGCACAATATTCCCGTCTACTACACCGCCCAGCCGAAAGAGCAGAGCGACGAAGACCGCGCCCTGCTGAACGACATGTGGGGGCCGGGCCTGACCCGCTCACCGGAGCAGCAGCGCATTGTAAGTGAACTGACCCCGGACGAAGCGGACACGGTGCTGGTGAAGTGGCGCTACAGCGCGTTTCACCGCTCGCCGCTGGAGCAGATGCTGAAAGAGACGGGCCGCAACCAGCTGCTGATTACCGGCGTCTACGCCCACATCGGCTGCATGACCACCGCCACCGACGCCTTTATGCGCGACATCAAGCCGTTCTTTATTGCCGACGCGCTGGCGGATTTCACCCGCGACGAGCATCTGATGTCGCTGAAATACGTGGCCGGACGTTCGGGTCGCGTGGTCATGACCAACGAGCTGCTGCCTTCCGTTCCGGCGACCAAAGCCGCGCTGCGCGAGCTGATCCTGCAGCTGCTGGACGAGTCCGACGAGCCGATGGATGACGAAAACCTGATCGACTACGGCCTGGACTCGGTGCGCATGATGGCGCTGGCCGCCCGCTGGCGCAAAGTGCACGGCGATATCGACTTCGTGATGCTGGCAAAAAATCCCACAATCGACGCCTGGTGGGCGCTGCTCTCCCGCGAGGTGAAGTGA